The following are encoded in a window of Bradyrhizobium guangdongense genomic DNA:
- a CDS encoding DUF3096 domain-containing protein encodes MHITVAHISPLLSLLAGVLILIMPRLLNLIVAIFLIINGAIGLGLLKWLHL; translated from the coding sequence ATGCACATCACTGTCGCCCACATCTCGCCGCTTCTGTCGTTGCTTGCGGGCGTGCTCATTTTGATCATGCCGCGCCTGCTGAACCTGATCGTGGCGATTTTCCTCATCATCAACGGCGCGATCGGGCTCGGCTTATTGAAGTGGCTCCATCTCTAG
- a CDS encoding DUF1236 domain-containing protein, whose protein sequence is MRNRILALAALAAAIGSPVAAQAQTGITVGRAPAVVDSGPTITVEQRPAFREYVVEQRVPAFSIPDRVVVGATLPETGITYYDVPQRFGATTYRYTVVNGETVLVEPRSRRIVEVMD, encoded by the coding sequence ATGCGGAACAGGATTCTTGCCCTTGCAGCGCTCGCGGCCGCGATCGGCTCGCCCGTCGCAGCGCAGGCGCAAACCGGGATCACGGTGGGACGCGCGCCGGCCGTGGTCGATAGCGGCCCCACAATCACCGTCGAACAGCGGCCGGCCTTCCGGGAGTATGTCGTCGAGCAACGTGTGCCGGCCTTCAGCATTCCAGATCGCGTCGTGGTCGGTGCCACCTTACCTGAGACCGGCATCACCTATTATGACGTGCCGCAACGTTTCGGCGCGACGACCTACCGCTACACCGTCGTGAACGGCGAGACCGTGCTGGTCGAGCCGCGCTCGCGGCGCATCGTCGAGGTGATGGATTAG
- the glyS gene encoding glycine--tRNA ligase subunit beta — protein MPDLLLELFSEEIPARMQGKAADDLRRLVTDKLVAEGLVYEGAKAFATPRRLALTVHGIPARQSDLKTERRGPKVGAPDAAVQGFLKATGLKSLDEAKIQRDPKGDFYIGLIEKPGRDAIDVLAEILPVIVRTFPWPKSMRWGARSGKPGSLSWVRPLHAITATFGLETEEPDVVKFSVDGIESGQTTYGHRFLAPAAIQVRRFEDYEAKLLDAKVVLDPERRKDAILTDARQLAFAQGFDLVEDQNLLDEVSGLVEWPVVLMGSFEPEFLKTPDEVIRATIRNNQKCFVVRDPKTGKLASKFILVANIEATDGGKTIIGGNERVIRARLSDAKFFYETDLKTRLEDRLPKFEQIVFHEKLGTQAARIKRIERLAAEIAALVGADVAKATRAAHLAKADLLTEVVGEFPEVQGLMGKYYALAQGEDASVAAACEEHYKPQGPTDRVPTDPVSVAVALADKLDTLVGFWAIDEKPTGSKDPYALRRAALGVIRLIAENALRLSLMKVAASALAGLSVKPADAQKLPSDLLAFFADRLKVQLREQGARHDLVDAVFALGGQDDLLMIVRRVEALGKFLDSDDGKNLLAGTKRASNILSIEEKKDKRTFDGAPDSSLYSLDEEKALAKAIGEVKAEAGAAVAREDFAAAMSAMAKLRPPVDAFFDKVRVNDDDAKVRENRLKLLNEIRSATRAVADFSKIQD, from the coding sequence ATGCCCGATCTTTTGCTTGAACTGTTTTCGGAAGAAATCCCCGCGCGCATGCAAGGAAAGGCGGCCGACGATCTTCGTCGTCTGGTCACCGACAAGCTCGTCGCCGAAGGCCTGGTGTATGAAGGCGCGAAAGCGTTCGCGACGCCGCGCCGCCTCGCGCTCACCGTGCACGGCATCCCGGCGCGCCAGTCCGACCTCAAGACCGAACGTCGCGGCCCGAAAGTCGGCGCGCCCGATGCGGCCGTGCAGGGCTTTCTGAAGGCAACGGGTCTGAAGTCGCTCGATGAAGCCAAGATTCAGCGCGACCCCAAGGGTGATTTCTACATCGGCTTGATCGAGAAGCCCGGCCGCGACGCAATCGACGTGCTCGCGGAAATCCTGCCCGTTATCGTCAGAACCTTCCCCTGGCCGAAATCGATGCGTTGGGGCGCGCGCTCGGGAAAACCCGGGTCGCTGAGCTGGGTGCGTCCGCTGCACGCGATCACCGCGACCTTCGGCCTCGAAACGGAAGAGCCCGATGTCGTAAAGTTTTCCGTCGACGGCATCGAGAGCGGCCAGACCACGTACGGCCATCGCTTCCTCGCGCCGGCCGCGATTCAGGTGCGCCGCTTCGAGGACTATGAGGCAAAACTGCTCGACGCCAAGGTCGTGCTCGACCCCGAGCGCCGCAAAGACGCGATCCTCACCGACGCCAGGCAACTTGCGTTTGCGCAGGGCTTTGACCTCGTCGAGGACCAGAACCTGCTCGACGAGGTCTCGGGCCTCGTCGAATGGCCGGTCGTCCTGATGGGATCGTTCGAGCCTGAGTTCCTGAAGACGCCCGACGAGGTGATCCGCGCCACCATCCGCAACAACCAGAAATGCTTCGTGGTGCGTGACCCCAAGACGGGCAAGCTCGCGAGCAAGTTCATCCTGGTCGCCAACATCGAGGCGACCGACGGCGGCAAGACCATCATCGGCGGCAACGAGCGCGTGATCCGCGCGCGCCTCAGCGATGCGAAGTTCTTCTATGAGACCGACCTGAAGACCAGGCTCGAGGATCGTCTGCCGAAGTTCGAGCAGATCGTGTTCCACGAGAAGCTCGGGACGCAGGCCGCGCGGATCAAGCGCATAGAGCGTTTGGCCGCGGAGATCGCGGCGCTGGTGGGCGCTGATGTCGCGAAGGCAACGCGCGCCGCGCATCTCGCCAAGGCGGATTTGCTGACCGAAGTCGTCGGCGAATTCCCTGAAGTGCAGGGCCTGATGGGCAAGTACTACGCGCTGGCCCAGGGCGAGGACGCCTCTGTGGCCGCCGCCTGCGAAGAACACTATAAGCCGCAAGGCCCGACCGATCGCGTGCCGACCGATCCGGTCAGCGTTGCCGTCGCGCTCGCGGACAAGCTCGATACGCTCGTTGGCTTCTGGGCCATCGACGAGAAGCCGACGGGATCGAAGGACCCATATGCGTTGCGTCGCGCAGCGCTTGGCGTGATTCGCCTGATCGCCGAGAACGCTCTGCGCTTGTCACTGATGAAGGTGGCTGCGTCCGCTCTTGCCGGCTTGTCGGTGAAGCCTGCGGACGCGCAGAAGCTGCCGAGCGATCTGCTCGCCTTCTTCGCGGATCGCCTGAAAGTCCAGCTCCGCGAGCAGGGCGCGCGGCACGATCTGGTCGACGCCGTATTCGCGCTCGGCGGCCAGGACGATCTGCTGATGATCGTCCGCCGCGTCGAGGCGCTGGGCAAATTCCTCGACTCTGACGACGGCAAGAATCTGCTCGCCGGCACCAAGCGCGCCAGCAACATCCTCTCGATCGAGGAGAAGAAGGACAAGCGCACATTCGACGGTGCGCCGGATTCGTCTCTCTACAGCCTCGACGAGGAGAAGGCGCTCGCGAAGGCGATCGGCGAGGTGAAGGCGGAAGCCGGCGCTGCCGTCGCCAGGGAAGACTTTGCCGCCGCGATGAGCGCGATGGCGAAGCTGCGTCCGCCGGTCGATGCGTTCTTCGACAAGGTTCGCGTCAACGACGACGATGCGAAGGTGCGCGAGAACCGGCTGAAGCTGCTCAATGAGATCCGCAGCGCCACGCGCGCGGTGGCGGATTTCTCGAAGATCCAGGATTGA
- a CDS encoding glycine--tRNA ligase subunit alpha — MDASLPAHMRPERSFQGFILALQRFWAEQGCVILQPYDMEMGAGTFHPATTLRALGPKPWNAAYVQPSRRPKDGRYGENPNRMQHYYQFQVIMKPSPPKLQELYLKSLAAIGIDSAVHDIRFVEDDWESPTLGAWGLGWECWCDGMEVSQFTYFQQVAGFECAPVAGELTYGLERLAMYVQGVDRVYDLNFNGREGDAKVTYGDVFLQAEREYSKHNFEVADTAMLFEQFKMAEAACKKYLDAGWKDGKREAHLMALPAYDQCIKASHVFNLLDARGVISVTERQSYILRVRELAKACGEAWIHTEAGGAA; from the coding sequence ATGGACGCCTCATTGCCCGCCCATATGCGCCCGGAACGCTCGTTCCAGGGCTTTATCCTCGCGCTCCAGCGATTCTGGGCCGAGCAGGGCTGCGTGATCCTGCAGCCCTACGACATGGAGATGGGCGCGGGCACCTTCCATCCGGCGACCACGCTGCGCGCGCTCGGGCCGAAGCCCTGGAACGCCGCCTATGTGCAGCCCTCGCGCCGGCCCAAGGATGGCCGCTACGGCGAGAACCCGAACCGGATGCAGCACTACTACCAGTTCCAGGTGATCATGAAGCCGTCGCCGCCGAAACTTCAGGAGCTGTACCTGAAGTCGCTCGCCGCGATCGGCATCGATTCCGCCGTGCACGACATCCGTTTCGTCGAGGACGACTGGGAGAGCCCGACGCTGGGCGCCTGGGGCCTCGGCTGGGAGTGCTGGTGCGACGGCATGGAAGTCAGCCAGTTTACTTACTTTCAGCAGGTCGCCGGCTTCGAATGCGCGCCTGTTGCGGGCGAGCTCACCTACGGGCTCGAGCGCCTCGCGATGTATGTGCAGGGTGTCGACCGGGTCTATGACCTCAATTTCAACGGCCGCGAGGGCGATGCCAAGGTTACCTATGGCGACGTCTTCCTGCAGGCCGAGCGGGAATATTCGAAGCACAATTTCGAAGTCGCCGACACGGCGATGCTGTTCGAGCAATTCAAGATGGCCGAAGCGGCCTGCAAGAAATACCTCGACGCCGGTTGGAAGGATGGCAAGCGCGAGGCGCATCTGATGGCGCTGCCGGCCTATGACCAGTGCATCAAGGCAAGCCATGTCTTCAACCTGCTCGACGCGCGCGGCGTGATCTCGGTCACCGAGCGGCAGAGCTACATTCTTCGGGTGCGCGAACTGGCCAAAGCCTGCGGCGAAGCCTGGATCCACACTGAAGCGGGCGGAGCGGCCTGA
- a CDS encoding S49 family peptidase has protein sequence MAEQLNDRENSGLADKLLQYLPARLRPGAAVVPVVRLSGVIGAVTPLRPGMTLAAVARVLERAFSMRNAKAVALVINSPGGSPVQSRQIFLRIRQLAAEKKLPVLVFVEDVAASGGYMIACAGDEIFCDPSSILGSIGVVGGSFGFQEAIKRLGIERRLYTAGAHKAMLDPFLPENPDDVAKLKALQREIHQIFIALVKESRGARLKGADDTLFTGEYWAGETSVALGLADGIGDLRSTLRARFGDKVLTPVIAQPTGLLSSLLGRKSPGAGQLSAMESMAGLPDEVISAVETRAIWAKFGF, from the coding sequence ATGGCCGAACAATTGAACGATCGCGAAAATTCCGGCCTTGCCGACAAGCTCCTGCAATATCTGCCGGCGCGCTTACGGCCAGGCGCGGCGGTGGTGCCGGTGGTGCGGCTGTCAGGCGTTATCGGTGCGGTGACGCCGCTGCGTCCGGGCATGACGCTCGCAGCCGTCGCGCGGGTGCTGGAGCGGGCGTTCTCCATGCGCAATGCCAAGGCGGTGGCGCTGGTGATCAATTCGCCCGGCGGCTCGCCGGTGCAGTCGCGCCAGATTTTCTTGCGCATCAGGCAGCTTGCGGCGGAGAAGAAGCTGCCCGTGCTGGTGTTCGTCGAGGACGTCGCGGCCTCGGGCGGTTACATGATCGCCTGCGCCGGCGACGAGATCTTCTGCGATCCGTCTTCGATCCTGGGCTCCATCGGCGTGGTCGGCGGCAGCTTCGGCTTTCAGGAGGCGATCAAGCGGCTCGGCATCGAGCGGCGTCTCTACACGGCCGGCGCACACAAGGCGATGCTCGATCCGTTCCTGCCTGAGAACCCCGACGACGTCGCCAAGCTGAAGGCGCTTCAGCGCGAGATCCACCAGATCTTCATCGCGCTGGTGAAGGAGAGCCGCGGCGCCAGGTTGAAGGGGGCCGACGACACGCTGTTCACCGGCGAGTACTGGGCCGGCGAAACCTCGGTCGCGCTGGGGCTCGCCGACGGCATCGGCGATCTCCGCTCAACTCTTCGTGCCCGCTTTGGCGACAAGGTTCTCACCCCTGTGATCGCGCAGCCGACCGGGCTGCTCTCCAGCCTGCTTGGGCGGAAATCGCCCGGCGCGGGCCAGCTTTCGGCCATGGAATCAATGGCTGGGCTGCCGGATGAGGTGATCTCGGCCGTCGAGACGCGGGCGATTTGGGCGAAATTCGGGTTCTAG
- a CDS encoding tRNA1(Val) (adenine(37)-N6)-methyltransferase — translation MIDVVTDITEDAFLGGQLLLRQKRSGHRAGHDAILLAAATEAREGDRVVDLGAGVGTAGLALARRVAGIDLCLVEIDPELADLARGNAAANAIAADVIVLDVTADAQAFAAHGLMPDSADCVLMNPPFNDALRHRGSPDESRHAAHVATEETLNAWVHAARRLLRSNGVLTLIWRADGVADVLAALSRGFGSVSILPVHGEAGRPAIRVLVRAAKGGRAPTRLLPGLMLNDESRAPKNEVRNILEGRAVLPLAEP, via the coding sequence ATGATTGACGTCGTCACCGATATCACCGAGGACGCCTTTCTCGGCGGCCAGTTGCTCCTGAGGCAGAAGCGATCCGGCCACCGCGCTGGCCACGACGCGATCCTGCTTGCCGCTGCGACGGAGGCCCGCGAAGGCGATCGGGTGGTCGATCTGGGTGCCGGCGTCGGCACGGCCGGCCTGGCGCTGGCCCGGCGTGTCGCCGGGATCGACCTCTGCCTCGTCGAGATCGATCCGGAACTGGCGGACCTCGCGCGTGGCAATGCGGCTGCGAATGCGATTGCCGCGGACGTGATTGTGCTCGATGTCACCGCGGATGCGCAGGCTTTTGCCGCACATGGGCTCATGCCCGACAGTGCGGACTGCGTGTTGATGAATCCGCCCTTCAACGATGCCCTCAGGCATCGCGGCTCGCCAGACGAGTCGCGTCATGCCGCGCATGTCGCGACGGAGGAGACGCTGAATGCGTGGGTGCATGCAGCGCGGCGGCTCCTTCGATCGAATGGTGTGCTGACCTTGATCTGGCGCGCGGATGGGGTTGCTGACGTTTTGGCAGCGCTGTCACGCGGCTTCGGCAGCGTCTCGATCCTGCCGGTTCATGGCGAAGCGGGAAGGCCGGCGATCCGTGTGCTGGTGCGCGCCGCCAAGGGTGGCCGGGCGCCGACGCGGTTGCTGCCGGGCCTCATGCTCAATGATGAGTCACGTGCGCCTAAAAATGAGGTGAGGAATATTCTGGAGGGGAGAGCGGTCTTGCCGCTGGCAGAGCCGTGA
- a CDS encoding DUF2007 domain-containing protein: MRELVRTNDIVLVSAIGALLDGANIHHLVLDQNMSIIEGSLGVLPRRILVHEDDAVEARALLTEAGLSHELRGDD, encoded by the coding sequence TTGCGTGAACTGGTTCGGACCAATGATATCGTGCTGGTGTCGGCGATCGGCGCGCTGCTCGACGGCGCCAACATCCACCATCTGGTGCTGGACCAGAACATGAGCATCATCGAAGGCTCGCTCGGTGTCCTGCCGCGCCGGATCCTGGTCCATGAGGACGACGCCGTCGAGGCGAGGGCGCTCCTGACCGAGGCCGGGCTCAGCCACGAACTGCGCGGCGATGATTGA
- a CDS encoding polyprenyl synthetase family protein: MAVIVPFETPGASIEELVGLVAPDMERVNATILSRTGSDVTMIPEVANHLISSGGKRLRPMLTLAMANLAGYTGDGHIKLAASVEFMHTATLLHDDVVDESEMRRGKLSARMLWGNEASVLVGDFLLGQAFRMMVEVGSLRALDILSAAAATIAEGEVMQLAAAKNTATTEDEYLAVIRGKTAELFAAACEVGPVIANRPKAEQTACRSVGMNLGIAFQLVDDVLDYGGKSAKLGKNTGDDFREGKITLPVVLAFRRGNDTERAFWIKALERGEIGDTDLDHAIGLMNKHRALEDTLSRAQHYGAMAVDALALFPSSPMKSALEQVVAFCLARSH, encoded by the coding sequence GTGGCCGTCATCGTACCTTTCGAAACCCCCGGCGCGTCGATCGAAGAGCTGGTTGGCCTTGTCGCCCCTGACATGGAGCGCGTCAACGCCACGATCCTGTCGCGGACCGGTTCGGACGTGACCATGATCCCGGAGGTCGCCAACCACCTGATCTCCTCGGGCGGCAAGCGGCTGCGGCCGATGCTGACGCTGGCCATGGCCAACCTCGCCGGCTACACCGGCGACGGCCATATCAAGCTCGCCGCCTCCGTCGAGTTCATGCATACCGCCACGCTGCTTCACGACGACGTCGTCGACGAGAGCGAGATGCGCCGCGGCAAGCTGTCGGCGCGCATGCTCTGGGGCAACGAGGCGAGCGTGCTGGTTGGCGATTTCCTGCTGGGGCAGGCCTTCCGCATGATGGTCGAGGTCGGCTCGCTGCGCGCGCTCGACATCCTCTCGGCGGCCGCCGCCACCATCGCCGAGGGCGAGGTGATGCAGCTGGCCGCCGCCAAGAACACCGCGACAACCGAGGACGAATATCTCGCCGTGATCCGCGGCAAGACCGCCGAGCTATTCGCCGCCGCCTGCGAGGTCGGCCCTGTGATCGCCAACCGTCCGAAGGCGGAACAGACCGCCTGCCGCTCGGTCGGCATGAATCTCGGCATCGCGTTCCAGCTCGTCGACGACGTGCTCGACTATGGCGGCAAGAGCGCCAAGCTCGGCAAGAACACCGGTGACGATTTCCGCGAGGGCAAGATCACCCTCCCCGTCGTGCTCGCCTTCCGCCGCGGCAACGACACCGAGCGTGCCTTCTGGATCAAGGCGCTCGAACGCGGCGAGATCGGCGACACCGATCTCGATCACGCCATCGGCCTGATGAACAAGCACCGCGCGCTGGAAGACACGCTGAGCCGCGCCCAGCACTACGGTGCCATGGCGGTCGATGCACTGGCGCTGTTCCCGTCCTCGCCGATGAAGAGCGCGCTGGAGCAGGTGGTGGCGTTCTGTCTGGCACGGTCGCACTAG
- a CDS encoding winged helix-turn-helix transcriptional regulator, with translation MQPKSPSIQECPVGRAVETVGEWWSILILRDAFQGSTRFDEFERNLGIAPNILSRRLAHLTKTGMFVRRRYQERPPRYEYVLTDKARDFFPVIVALLAWGNKHLAPKGESILLASRNDARPLDPVVVDAADRQPITLANTIAIPGPRASRGMRARLASLKAMNPAVAPTGD, from the coding sequence ATGCAGCCAAAGTCCCCGTCCATCCAGGAATGCCCGGTCGGGCGCGCCGTCGAAACGGTCGGCGAGTGGTGGAGCATCCTGATCCTGCGGGATGCGTTTCAGGGTTCGACCCGCTTCGACGAATTCGAGCGCAATCTCGGCATCGCGCCGAATATCCTGTCGAGGCGCCTCGCACATCTGACCAAGACCGGCATGTTCGTCCGCCGCCGCTATCAGGAGCGGCCGCCGCGCTACGAATATGTGCTGACGGACAAGGCGCGGGATTTCTTCCCCGTGATCGTGGCGCTGCTCGCCTGGGGCAACAAGCATCTCGCCCCGAAGGGCGAATCCATCTTGCTGGCGAGCCGGAACGATGCTCGTCCGTTGGATCCGGTGGTAGTCGATGCCGCCGACAGACAGCCGATCACGCTCGCCAATACGATCGCCATTCCCGGGCCGCGCGCGAGCCGCGGGATGCGGGCTCGGCTCGCTTCGCTCAAGGCCATGAACCCGGCGGTCGCGCCGACTGGAGACTGA
- the fabF gene encoding beta-ketoacyl-ACP synthase II, translated as MRRIVVTGMGAVSPLGCGVEISWRRLLAGQSGLRPLPEWAQVLPARIAGLVPDKADDAEGGFDPAQAAAPKDQRKMDRFILFALLATAEAVAQAKWTPQEAHAQERTATIIASGVGGFPAMAEAVRITEQRGARRLSPFTIPSFLANLTAGHVSIKYGYKGALGTPVTACAAGVQAIGDAARMIRAGEADVAICGGAEACIDIVSLGGFAAARALSSSFNDAPARASRPFDRDRDGFVMGEGAGILVVEELEHALARGATPIAEVVGYGTTADAYHMTSGPPDGEGARRAMEIALRQARLAPAEIQHLNAHATSTPAGDESELGAIRALFGRNRGIAVSATKSATGHLLGAAGGLEAIFTVLALRDQIAPPTLNLENPDANADGIDIVAGGARSMPMRYAISNGFGFGGVNASVIFRRMG; from the coding sequence ATGCGTCGTATCGTCGTGACGGGTATGGGCGCGGTGTCGCCGCTCGGCTGCGGTGTCGAGATATCCTGGCGGCGGCTGCTCGCCGGTCAAAGCGGGCTGCGACCGCTGCCGGAATGGGCGCAGGTCCTGCCGGCGCGCATTGCCGGCCTGGTGCCCGACAAGGCGGACGACGCCGAGGGGGGCTTCGATCCCGCGCAAGCCGCCGCGCCAAAAGACCAGCGCAAGATGGACCGCTTCATTCTGTTCGCCCTGCTCGCCACCGCGGAGGCTGTCGCGCAGGCCAAATGGACGCCGCAGGAGGCTCACGCGCAGGAACGGACGGCGACGATCATCGCCTCCGGCGTCGGCGGCTTCCCCGCAATGGCGGAGGCGGTGCGCATCACGGAGCAGCGCGGCGCGCGCCGGCTGTCGCCGTTCACCATCCCCTCGTTCCTCGCCAACCTCACCGCCGGCCACGTCTCGATCAAATACGGCTACAAGGGCGCGCTGGGCACGCCAGTCACTGCGTGTGCCGCCGGCGTGCAGGCCATCGGCGATGCCGCGCGCATGATCCGCGCGGGCGAGGCCGATGTCGCCATCTGTGGCGGCGCCGAGGCCTGCATCGACATCGTCAGCCTCGGCGGCTTCGCGGCGGCGCGTGCGCTGTCGAGCTCTTTCAACGACGCGCCTGCCCGTGCTTCACGCCCGTTCGATCGCGACCGCGACGGTTTTGTCATGGGTGAAGGCGCCGGCATTCTGGTCGTCGAAGAGCTGGAGCACGCGCTGGCGCGCGGCGCCACGCCGATCGCCGAGGTTGTCGGCTACGGCACCACGGCGGACGCCTATCACATGACATCGGGTCCGCCGGATGGCGAGGGCGCACGCCGCGCCATGGAGATCGCGCTCCGCCAGGCGAGACTTGCCCCCGCCGAAATACAGCATCTGAATGCGCATGCGACCTCGACCCCGGCCGGCGACGAGAGCGAACTCGGCGCGATTCGTGCGCTGTTCGGCCGCAACCGCGGCATTGCTGTCAGCGCAACCAAGTCGGCCACCGGCCATCTGCTCGGTGCCGCTGGCGGGCTGGAGGCGATCTTCACCGTGCTCGCCCTACGCGACCAGATCGCGCCGCCGACGCTCAATCTCGAGAACCCCGACGCGAACGCCGACGGCATCGACATCGTCGCAGGCGGTGCGCGGTCGATGCCGATGCGCTACGCCATCTCCAACGGCTTCGGTTTCGGCGGGGTCAACGCCAGCGTGATCTTCCGCCGCATGGGCTGA
- a CDS encoding LysE family translocator, producing MLETNLWLFLAAAVVIAAVPGPGIFYVAARTLSAGRASGFASTAGTALGGLVHVVAGSLGISAIILASAELFAAVKFIGALYLLWLGVKTFRGAGRALTLESEGVGDKRAFRDGVLVEALNPKTAAFFLAFIPQFLDPSASHPALQFIVLGTISVTMNTLADVVVVLMASATRRHLTGRPHLMRRLTQGSGVFIAGLGLSLALARRPVNG from the coding sequence ATGCTTGAAACCAATCTCTGGCTGTTCCTGGCTGCCGCCGTTGTCATCGCCGCCGTTCCCGGCCCCGGCATTTTCTATGTCGCGGCACGAACGCTTTCGGCGGGCCGCGCCAGTGGTTTTGCGTCGACCGCAGGTACGGCGCTCGGCGGCCTGGTTCATGTCGTGGCAGGCAGCCTCGGCATCTCCGCGATCATCCTCGCCAGCGCCGAGCTGTTTGCTGCCGTGAAATTCATTGGTGCGCTGTATCTGCTCTGGCTCGGCGTCAAGACCTTTCGCGGCGCCGGCCGCGCGCTGACGCTGGAGAGCGAGGGCGTCGGCGACAAGCGGGCGTTCCGTGACGGCGTGCTGGTCGAGGCACTGAATCCGAAGACCGCGGCGTTCTTCCTCGCCTTCATCCCGCAATTCCTTGATCCCTCGGCGTCTCATCCCGCGCTGCAATTCATCGTGCTCGGCACGATCTCGGTGACGATGAACACGCTTGCCGATGTCGTCGTCGTGCTGATGGCGTCCGCAACGCGCAGGCATTTGACCGGACGGCCGCACCTGATGCGGCGCCTCACCCAGGGCTCCGGCGTGTTCATCGCCGGTCTTGGCCTGTCGCTCGCACTGGCGCGGCGGCCGGTAAATGGATAG
- a CDS encoding alpha/beta fold hydrolase, whose amino-acid sequence MLVPQSRYYESHGLRLHYADWGNEGAPPLMLVHGGRDHCRSWDAIARPLRQHFHVIAPDLRGHGDSDWTRGGSYALTEYVYDLIQLVRAIAAPQVTLIGHSMGGMVSLIFSGAFPELVSKLVVLDGVTMLPDAPKPPTHERISKWVSQLDRLHDRTPRRYSTLEDAAAQMVLHNKRLSRELAQHLATHGARRNEDGTYSWKFDPYQRASAPHRLWPDDHVALWSRIACPTLLNAGESFLAGARSAGLERYFQQARVETIAGAGHWLQHDKPDEVLGEIRRFLGLESID is encoded by the coding sequence ATGCTCGTTCCGCAAAGTCGCTATTACGAGTCTCACGGACTACGGCTGCATTATGCCGATTGGGGCAACGAAGGTGCGCCGCCTCTCATGCTGGTCCATGGCGGCCGCGATCATTGCCGGAGCTGGGACGCCATTGCCCGCCCGCTGCGTCAGCATTTTCATGTGATCGCGCCCGACCTGCGCGGCCACGGCGATTCCGACTGGACCCGCGGCGGCAGCTACGCGCTGACGGAGTATGTCTACGACCTCATCCAGCTCGTCCGCGCCATCGCAGCGCCTCAAGTGACGCTCATCGGCCATTCGATGGGCGGCATGGTAAGCCTGATCTTTTCGGGGGCATTCCCCGAGCTGGTCTCGAAGCTCGTCGTGCTCGACGGTGTGACGATGTTGCCCGATGCGCCCAAGCCGCCGACGCACGAGCGCATCAGCAAATGGGTGAGCCAGCTCGACAGGCTGCACGATCGCACGCCGCGCCGCTATTCGACCCTGGAAGATGCGGCCGCGCAGATGGTGCTTCACAACAAGCGGCTGTCACGCGAGCTCGCGCAGCATCTTGCGACCCATGGCGCGCGCCGGAACGAGGACGGCACCTATAGCTGGAAATTCGATCCCTACCAGCGCGCCTCGGCGCCGCACCGGCTCTGGCCGGACGATCACGTCGCGCTGTGGTCGCGGATCGCCTGCCCGACGCTACTGAACGCCGGCGAAAGTTTTCTCGCCGGCGCGCGCTCGGCGGGACTGGAGCGCTATTTCCAGCAGGCGCGCGTCGAGACCATCGCCGGGGCCGGACACTGGCTGCAACACGACAAGCCGGATGAGGTGCTGGGCGAGATCCGACGGTTTCTGGGGCTGGAGAGCATCGACTAG